CCACCCTGGAGGAGGGGGCGCGGCGCTTCGCCACCGGGGAGGGCTACGTCTACGCCCGGCAGAAGGACCCCACCGCCAAGGCCCTGGAAGAAAGGCTCAAGGCCCTGGAGGGGGCCCTCGAGGCCGTGGCCCTGGCCTCGGGACAGGCGGCCACCTTCGCCGCCTTGCTCTCCCTCCTCCGCCAGGGGGACGAGGTGGTGGCGGCCAAGGGGCTCTTCGGCCAGACCATCGGGCTTTTTCAGCAGGTCTTCGGCCTCATGGGGGTGAGGGTGCGCTACGTGGACCCCGAGCCCGACAGCGTGCGGGAGGCCCTCACCGAGAGGACCCGGGCGGTCTTCGTGGAGACCCTGGCGAACCCCGCCCTCTTCGTGCCCGACCTCGAGGCCCTGGCCTCCCTGTGCGAGGAGCAAGGCGTGGCCTTCGTGGTGGACAACACCTTCGGGGCGGCGGGGGCGCTGTGCCGGCCCCTAAAGTGGGGGGCCCACGTGGTGGTGCAAAGCCTCACCAAGTGGGCCTCGGGGCACGGCTCGGTGCTGGGCGGGGCCGTGCTTTCCCGGGAAACCCCCCTCTGGGAACGCTATCCCCAGTTCCTGGAGCCCGATCCCAAGGGGCAGGTCCCCTGGGAGGCCCTGGGGCCTAGGTGCTATCCCGAGCGGGTCCGCACCCTGGGACTCTCCCTTATGGGCATGAGCCTTTCCCCCTTCCACGCCTACCTCCTCTTCCAGGGCCTGGAGACCGTGGCCCTCCGGGTGAAGCGGATGGGGGAGAACGCCCGCTTCCTTGCCGAACACCTCAAGGGCCACCCCAAGGTGAAGGCCCTCCGCTACCCGGGCCTCCCCGAGGACCCGGCGTACCCGAACGCCAAGAAGTACCTGGCCTCTGGAGGGCCCATGCTCACCCTGGACCTGGGAAGCCAAGAGGGGGCAAGCCGCTTCCTTGCGGCCCTCCGCCTGCTCAAGGCACCCAACCTAGGGGACGCCCGCACCCTCTTGGTGCACCCCTGGACCACCACCCACAGCCGCCTCAAGGAGGAGGCGAGGCTTCAGGCCGGGGTCACCCCGGGGCTGGTGCGGGTCTCCGTGGGCCTGGAGGACCCCAAAGACCTCCTCGCCCTCTTTGAGGAGGCCCTGGAGGCGGCGTAGATGCCCTACACCATCGGCGAGCTCGCCCGGGCGTTTGGCCTCTCCCCGGACGCCCTCCGCTACTACGAAAGGCTCGGCCTCCTCGCCCCCGAGGGGCGGACGGAAGGGGGGTACCGCCTTTACGGGGAGGAGGCCCTCAGGCGCCTCCGCTTCATCAAGGAGGCCCAGGCGGCGGGGCTTAGGCTGGAGGACATCGCCGGGATCCTCCGCGCCATGGAGGAGGGCCAGCCCCCCTGCTGCCACGTGCAGGAGATGCTGCGGGCCCGCCTGGAGGAGGTGAGGCGGCGCCTTCGGGAGCTCGAGGCCCTGGAGGAGGCCCTGGCCCGCCGCCTGGCCTACGCCCAGGCCCACCCCGACCCCGCCTGCGACGGGAAGGACCACTGCGTCTACCTGGACCCCCTTGACCCTGGAGCAAGCTCCAGGGTCTAGCCTGGGGGCGTGGAGAAGAACCGGTACCGCATCAAGGTGCCCGGGATCCACTGCGCGGGGTGCATCCGCACGGTGGAGCGTGCCCTGGGCCAGGTGGCGGGGGTGGAGAAGGCGCGGGTGGACTACCCGAGGAAGGAGGTCCACGTGCTGGGGGAGGCTTCCCTGGGGGACCTCCTCGCCGCCCTGGAGCGGGTGGGCTACCCGGGGGAGGCCCTGTGACCTACGACCTCCTCATCGTGGGCTCGGGTTCCGCCGGGGTGGCGGCGGCCCTGGAGGCGAGCGCCCTCGGGGCCAAGGCGGCCGTGGTGGAGGCGGGGGTTTTGGGGGGACCTGCGTCAACGTGGGGTGCGTGCCCTCCAAGTACCTCCTCCGGGCGGCCGACGCCTTCCACCGGGCGGGCCACCCCGCCTTCCCCGGCCTCGCCACGGGGGCCCTTGGGGTGGACTGGAGGGCTCTCCTTTTGGGCAAGGAGGCCCTGATCTCGGCCCTCAGGAAGGAGAAGTACCAGGAGGTCCTGGAGGCGGCCGGGGTCCCCGTGCTCCGGGGGAGGGCCCGCTTCCTGGACGGGGAAAGGATGGAGGTAGAGGGGCGGGAAGTCCTCGCCGGGCGGTACCTTCTCGCCACCGGGGCGAAGCCCTTCCTTCCCCCCATCCCGGGCCTCCGGGAGAGTGCCCCCTGGACCTACCTCGAGGCCCTCTCCGCCCCCACCCTCCCCGAAAGCCTCCTGGTGGTGGGGGGAGGGCCCATCGGCCTTGAGCTCGCCCAGGCCTTCGCCCGGCTTGGGAGCCGGGTGGTGGTCCTCGAGGCCCTGCCCGAGGTCCTGCCAAAGGAGGACCGGGAGCTTGCCCGGCTCCTTCGGGGCTACCTGGAGGAGGAGGGCCTTAGGGTCCACACCGGGGTCCGGGTGGAGGCCGTGGCCCGGGAAGGGTCCTTCCGCGTCCAGACCGACCGGGGGGTTTTTGAGGCGGAAAGGCTCCTCGTGGCCGCGGGGAGGAGGCCGGACCTGGAGGGGCTTGGCCTGGAGCGGGCGGGCATCGCGCGGGACGAGGGGGGCTTCCTCCAGGTAGACCCCACCTTGCGCACCACCAACCCCCGGGTCTACGCCGCCGGGGATGCGGCGGGGCTTCCCCAGTTCGTCTACATGGCCGCCCAGTCGGGCCGGGTGGCGGCGCGGAACGCCTTGGGGGTGGAGACGCCCCTGGACCTCGCCGCCCTCCCCCGGGTGACCTTCACCGACCCCGCCCTGGCCGCGGTGGGCCTCACCGAGGAAGAGGCGAGGGCGAGGGGCCTGAGGGCGCGGGCGGCCTTTCTCCCCCTCTCCCTCCTGCCCAAGGCCCTCACCGCCCGCGACACCCGGGGGGGTTTCAAGATCGTGGTGGACGAAGAGGGCACGGTCCTCGGCCTCCACGTCCTGGCCCACGAGGCGGGGGACGTAGTGCAGGAGGGGGTCCTGGCGGTGAAGTACGGCCTCAGCTACCGGGACCTCATAGATGCCTTCCACCCTTACCTAACCCTGGCCGAGGGGGTGCGGCTCGTGGCCCAGGCCCTGGATACCGACCCCAGGCAGCGCTCCTGTTGCGCATGACACCATGCTACCCCGCGAGCGCCACTTGACACGATGGGAATGGGCCTTCTTTTCACTTCCCAAAAGCGAAGCGATGCGTTGAAGGGGATTTTATGGAGCTTCTCACGGAAGAGCCCTTAGGATTGAGGTGTGGTCCGGTGGCGGGTTGTTCTTCTCCTCGCCCTGGGGCTGGCCCTGGCCGTCAACGCCCCCTGGGCCCTGCAGGGGGTTTACGCCCTGGCCTACCGGGCGTCGGTGGGGCGGCTCCCCGCATTGCCGCCCCCGGGGGCCG
Above is a window of Thermus islandicus DSM 21543 DNA encoding:
- a CDS encoding O-acetylhomoserine aminocarboxypropyltransferase/cysteine synthase family protein gives rise to the protein MEYETLAVLSGLPQDPHGAVGLPIYAVAAYGFPTLEEGARRFATGEGYVYARQKDPTAKALEERLKALEGALEAVALASGQAATFAALLSLLRQGDEVVAAKGLFGQTIGLFQQVFGLMGVRVRYVDPEPDSVREALTERTRAVFVETLANPALFVPDLEALASLCEEQGVAFVVDNTFGAAGALCRPLKWGAHVVVQSLTKWASGHGSVLGGAVLSRETPLWERYPQFLEPDPKGQVPWEALGPRCYPERVRTLGLSLMGMSLSPFHAYLLFQGLETVALRVKRMGENARFLAEHLKGHPKVKALRYPGLPEDPAYPNAKKYLASGGPMLTLDLGSQEGASRFLAALRLLKAPNLGDARTLLVHPWTTTHSRLKEEARLQAGVTPGLVRVSVGLEDPKDLLALFEEALEAA
- a CDS encoding MerR family transcriptional regulator is translated as MPYTIGELARAFGLSPDALRYYERLGLLAPEGRTEGGYRLYGEEALRRLRFIKEAQAAGLRLEDIAGILRAMEEGQPPCCHVQEMLRARLEEVRRRLRELEALEEALARRLAYAQAHPDPACDGKDHCVYLDPLDPGASSRV
- a CDS encoding heavy-metal-associated domain-containing protein produces the protein MEKNRYRIKVPGIHCAGCIRTVERALGQVAGVEKARVDYPRKEVHVLGEASLGDLLAALERVGYPGEAL
- a CDS encoding dihydrolipoyl dehydrogenase family protein, translated to MPSKYLLRAADAFHRAGHPAFPGLATGALGVDWRALLLGKEALISALRKEKYQEVLEAAGVPVLRGRARFLDGERMEVEGREVLAGRYLLATGAKPFLPPIPGLRESAPWTYLEALSAPTLPESLLVVGGGPIGLELAQAFARLGSRVVVLEALPEVLPKEDRELARLLRGYLEEEGLRVHTGVRVEAVAREGSFRVQTDRGVFEAERLLVAAGRRPDLEGLGLERAGIARDEGGFLQVDPTLRTTNPRVYAAGDAAGLPQFVYMAAQSGRVAARNALGVETPLDLAALPRVTFTDPALAAVGLTEEEARARGLRARAAFLPLSLLPKALTARDTRGGFKIVVDEEGTVLGLHVLAHEAGDVVQEGVLAVKYGLSYRDLIDAFHPYLTLAEGVRLVAQALDTDPRQRSCCA